From a single Entelurus aequoreus isolate RoL-2023_Sb linkage group LG12, RoL_Eaeq_v1.1, whole genome shotgun sequence genomic region:
- the aimp1b gene encoding aminoacyl tRNA synthase complex-interacting multifunctional protein 1 isoform X2, which yields MKLDPEDGEKIMEYFQTHALLTREKALLQASVREQKKLLVENGKLKKDIEQLRFQLQDKQRRRVAKALLSPNHAPGTPVNQLPPTTGSEAASLPPSGVLDQWSKATCRQKGAKRAPTTAPPLGGELPVDVSRLDLRVGRILSVGPHPLAENLTVQEVDVGEKAPRTIVSKLPRKELDGAFVVLLCNIKSCKLKGVASQARLLWCFQSDHAVELLAPPTGSNPGDRVTCLDFPGEPDRELQSKQRVWERVQPSLQVNARGVANYKGCGLQVKGKGLCRAQSFTNCNIK from the exons TGCTACAGGCGTCCGTGCGCGAGCAGAAGAAGCTGCTGGTGGAAAACGGCAAACTGAAGAAAGACATCGAGCAGCTGAGATTTCAACTTCAGGACAAACAAAGAAGACGCGTCG CTAAGGCCCTCCTCTCACCAAACCACGCCCCTGGCACGCCTGTCAATCAACTCCCTCCAACCACTGGTTCCGAGGCTGCGTCCTTGCCCCCCTCAGGCGTCCTGGATCAATGGAGCAAGGCGACTTGCAGGCAGAAAGGAGCCAAGAGAG CTCCCACTACTGCGCCCCCATTGGGCGGGGAGCTTCCAGTGGACGTGTCCCGCCTTGACCTGCGAGTCGGGCGGATCTTAAGCGTTGGCCCACACCCCCTGGCAGAAAACCTGACCGTCCAAGAAGTGGACGTGGGAGAGAAGGCCCCCCGCACCATTGTCAGCAAACTACCAAGAAAGGAA CTTGATGGTGCTTTCGTTGTGTTGCTGTGCAACATCAAGTCCTGCAAACTGAAGGGAGTGGCTTCGCAGGCCCGCCTCTTGTGGTGCTTTCAATCCGACCACGCTGTTGAGCTATTGGCCCCGCCCACAGGCTCCAACCCTGGAGACAGAGTCACCTGCCTGGACTTCCCCG GTGAGCCTGACCGAGAGCTGCAGTCCAAACAGCGAGTGTGGGAGCGTGTTCAGCCCAGCCTGCAGGTGAATGCAAGGGGCGTGGCCAACTACAAGGGGTGTGGCTTACAGGTGAAGGGGAAGGGGCTGTGTCGGGCGCAGTCCTTCACCAACTGCAACATCAAATAG
- the aimp1b gene encoding aminoacyl tRNA synthase complex-interacting multifunctional protein 1 isoform X3, with protein MLQPRVRGVLQASVREQKKLLVENGKLKKDIEQLRFQLQDKQRRRVAKALLSPNHAPGTPVNQLPPTTGSEAASLPPSGVLDQWSKATCRQKGAKRAPTTAPPLGGELPVDVSRLDLRVGRILSVGPHPLAENLTVQEVDVGEKAPRTIVSKLPRKELDGAFVVLLCNIKSCKLKGVASQARLLWCFQSDHAVELLAPPTGSNPGDRVTCLDFPGEPDRELQSKQRVWERVQPSLQVNARGVANYKGCGLQVKGKGLCRAQSFTNCNIK; from the exons TGCTACAGGCGTCCGTGCGCGAGCAGAAGAAGCTGCTGGTGGAAAACGGCAAACTGAAGAAAGACATCGAGCAGCTGAGATTTCAACTTCAGGACAAACAAAGAAGACGCGTCG CTAAGGCCCTCCTCTCACCAAACCACGCCCCTGGCACGCCTGTCAATCAACTCCCTCCAACCACTGGTTCCGAGGCTGCGTCCTTGCCCCCCTCAGGCGTCCTGGATCAATGGAGCAAGGCGACTTGCAGGCAGAAAGGAGCCAAGAGAG CTCCCACTACTGCGCCCCCATTGGGCGGGGAGCTTCCAGTGGACGTGTCCCGCCTTGACCTGCGAGTCGGGCGGATCTTAAGCGTTGGCCCACACCCCCTGGCAGAAAACCTGACCGTCCAAGAAGTGGACGTGGGAGAGAAGGCCCCCCGCACCATTGTCAGCAAACTACCAAGAAAGGAA CTTGATGGTGCTTTCGTTGTGTTGCTGTGCAACATCAAGTCCTGCAAACTGAAGGGAGTGGCTTCGCAGGCCCGCCTCTTGTGGTGCTTTCAATCCGACCACGCTGTTGAGCTATTGGCCCCGCCCACAGGCTCCAACCCTGGAGACAGAGTCACCTGCCTGGACTTCCCCG GTGAGCCTGACCGAGAGCTGCAGTCCAAACAGCGAGTGTGGGAGCGTGTTCAGCCCAGCCTGCAGGTGAATGCAAGGGGCGTGGCCAACTACAAGGGGTGTGGCTTACAGGTGAAGGGGAAGGGGCTGTGTCGGGCGCAGTCCTTCACCAACTGCAACATCAAATAG